The following proteins are encoded in a genomic region of Chryseobacterium cucumeris:
- a CDS encoding efflux RND transporter periplasmic adaptor subunit, producing MHFKNIPLYSLAFILTLSSCSGKKEEEKTVYENTKFSKNDKNSVHLTEKQIQSVGLTTTSIQNRNMEKLVRLNGKAEIAPSHISLVSSIMGGHIKSINVINGSHFSKGQVLAVVEDPQFIQLQQDYLVTKAQLEAARLNFNRQKDLNTSKASSDKTLQTAQADYSTLNATLKGLEEKLRIIGINAKGLTTGNIRSKINIYAPFTGFVSKILVNNGQYINPADTLFELINPAGLLLELKVFENDVNDVKVGQEILVYNNQNPDVKSDAKIVSVVPSIENGGSATAIARLSSVNREFVKGMYVNAEVNISGRYTQGLPNEAIVSFENKNYVFEDLGKSNYKMIPVVTGIADDQFTEIVKADALKDKKIVQKGAYSLLMMLKNKAE from the coding sequence ATGCATTTCAAGAATATACCACTATACAGCCTTGCTTTCATCCTTACTTTATCTTCATGTTCCGGTAAAAAAGAAGAAGAAAAAACGGTTTACGAAAACACCAAATTTTCCAAGAACGACAAAAACTCTGTTCATCTTACAGAAAAACAGATTCAGTCTGTAGGGTTAACAACAACCAGTATTCAGAACAGGAATATGGAAAAGCTGGTAAGGCTCAACGGAAAGGCAGAAATTGCACCATCTCATATCAGTTTGGTTTCCAGTATCATGGGTGGACATATCAAATCGATCAATGTCATTAATGGAAGTCATTTCAGCAAAGGACAAGTGCTTGCAGTAGTAGAAGACCCTCAGTTTATACAGTTACAGCAGGATTATCTGGTGACCAAAGCTCAGCTCGAAGCGGCAAGACTGAATTTCAACCGTCAGAAAGATTTGAATACAAGCAAAGCCAGCAGTGACAAAACCCTGCAGACTGCTCAGGCAGATTATTCTACTTTGAATGCTACTTTAAAAGGACTTGAGGAAAAACTGAGAATCATCGGAATTAATGCCAAAGGTCTGACTACCGGAAATATCAGAAGTAAAATCAACATTTATGCTCCTTTTACAGGTTTTGTAAGTAAAATTCTTGTGAATAACGGGCAGTATATCAACCCGGCAGATACATTATTTGAGCTGATTAATCCAGCTGGATTACTTTTAGAATTAAAGGTTTTTGAAAATGATGTGAATGATGTAAAAGTGGGGCAGGAAATTCTGGTGTACAACAATCAGAATCCGGATGTGAAATCCGATGCTAAAATTGTCAGTGTAGTTCCCAGTATCGAAAACGGCGGTTCTGCAACCGCAATCGCCAGATTATCTTCTGTGAACAGGGAATTTGTAAAAGGAATGTATGTGAATGCCGAAGTCAATATCAGCGGCCGTTACACTCAGGGACTTCCCAACGAAGCGATCGTTTCTTTTGAAAACAAAAATTATGTTTTTGAAGACCTTGGAAAATCCAATTACAAAATGATTCCAGTGGTCACCGGAATTGCTGACGATCAGTTTACGGAGATTGTAAAAGCAGATGCTTTAAAGGATAAGAAAATTGTACAGAAAGGGGCTTACAGTCTTCTGATGATGCTTAAAAACAAAGCAGAATAA
- a CDS encoding Crp/Fnr family transcriptional regulator gives MEDVLVSYIKSKISITDEELKVILSYFKPVKLKKNELLVTNVHSPKKTFFVVKGCLRIFYINKEGQDSTRYFAFENQFATALHTFITSEPSDELLQAVEDSEVYYITHQDFYHLLDIIPQWEKFYRIYIEIACIANTKRLMSFMVQDALEKYKQLLEENPIIVRRLSNKRVASYLNISQETLSRLKSRL, from the coding sequence ATGGAAGACGTATTAGTTTCATATATTAAAAGCAAAATATCAATAACAGATGAAGAATTGAAAGTTATTCTTTCTTACTTCAAACCTGTCAAATTAAAAAAGAACGAGCTTCTCGTTACCAATGTTCATTCTCCCAAAAAAACATTCTTTGTTGTAAAAGGCTGTTTACGGATATTTTACATTAATAAGGAAGGGCAGGATTCTACAAGATATTTTGCTTTTGAAAATCAGTTCGCTACAGCGCTTCATACCTTTATTACTTCGGAACCTTCTGATGAACTTCTTCAGGCAGTAGAAGATTCAGAGGTCTATTATATTACCCATCAGGATTTTTATCATTTATTGGACATTATTCCTCAATGGGAAAAATTTTACAGAATTTATATTGAAATTGCCTGTATTGCCAACACTAAAAGGCTGATGTCTTTTATGGTGCAGGATGCTCTTGAAAAATACAAACAGTTACTGGAAGAAAATCCGATTATTGTACGCCGGCTTTCCAACAAACGGGTGGCTTCCTATCTTAATATCTCACAGGAGACATTGAGCAGACTAAAGTCAAGGCTTTGA
- a CDS encoding CusA/CzcA family heavy metal efflux RND transporter encodes MLNKIIEFSVKNKLIIALFTVALILFGVYETTKLPIDAQPDITNNQVQIITTAPSYGAADIERLVTFPIEQAASNISGITELRSFSRFGLSLVTVVFDDKTDVYWARQQVQERLQLVQDNIPAGIGKPELGPISTGLGEIFQYVVRAKKGYENVYDETELRTIQDWVVRRQLLGTKGVADVSSFGGKLKQYEIAINPNKLQAFNININDVFAALEKNNQNTGGGYIEKKETVLFIRSEGLVGSTEDIGSIQVAETKEGIPVHIKDVASVKIGYATRYGAMTYNDTGEVSGAIVLMLKGENANVVIGNIKQRLEKIQESLPEGVVIEPFLDRAKMVNNTISTVKTNLMEGALIVVFILVLFLGNFRAGLLVASVIPLAMLFAIIMMNIFGVGGNLMSLGALDFGLIVDGAVIIVEAVLHQLAHKKHFGKDNMLTKKEMDDQVSGSATKMVNSAVFGQIIILIVYLPIFTLQGIEGKMFKPMAQTVAFALIGAFILSLTYIPMMSSLVLSRKKKEKENISDRVMGKVETGHQQLLMKALKFRKTIIIGVLILFAGAVFILSRMGGEFIPSLEEGDFAVEMRILQGSNINETKKATTQAAHILLTQFPEVEKVVMKIGSAEIPTEPMPMDSGDMIVVLKPKKEWTSATTFSELSDKMGKALSVIPGLTTSFQFPVQMRFNELMTGARQDVVCKIYGEDLDSLATYAKKMGSIINTVKGAQDLYIEPVVGAPQVVIDYNRSELSRYNISVADINRVINMAFAGQTAGALYEGEKKFDIVVRMDNEHKKDITSIQNLLIPTASGEQIPLSQLAKVELKNSPNQIQREDTKRRIIVGFNVRGRDVQSIVEELQQKADKNLKLSPGYTISYGGAFENLNEAKARLGIAVPISLVMIFLLLFFAFGSVKHSLLIYTAIPLSAIGGVYFLALRGMPFSISAGVGFIALFGVAVLNGIVLISEFNRLKKNGINNTSRIVLIGTKIRLRPVLMTAFVASLGFLPMAISNGAGAEVQRPLATVVIGGLMLATLLTLFVLPILYVLFEHINKDKMKFSKKTNYKKLSVFLLLISFGTYQAQENITYDQALEKAYQQNGTLKNSILVSDYQEKLKASYLDIPQTEITGGFGQIQGEETDNSFGISQRFSFPTVYSKRKQMLDAEWSASVISQNLTKTQLTKEVTSVFYRILVLQEKKKVLEYISQLYNNFADKAGLRLKKGEANILEESTAEIQKEQIKVQLNTLENDLNIAKLQLQLLLQSEVPYQPVADRPTMNIGLQISEEMVQQHPELQYLQQQIKVGEAEVQLEKSRLLPDLLIGYTNQSMKNINNNRFNSVQIGVGIPLFTKGQRALAKAAQAKIAISENQYQRKEIELKNRLKQQLTTYMNQQQIIENYDQKQLPKSETILKTAQKQMEVGEIDYLDWVILVNQAVKTKADYIDQLEKLNQTGAELQFLISK; translated from the coding sequence ATGTTAAATAAAATTATTGAGTTTTCTGTAAAGAATAAACTCATCATTGCTCTGTTTACAGTAGCTCTCATCCTCTTTGGAGTCTATGAAACCACTAAACTTCCCATTGATGCCCAGCCGGACATCACCAATAATCAGGTTCAGATCATTACTACTGCTCCTTCTTATGGTGCAGCAGATATAGAACGTCTTGTTACGTTTCCTATCGAGCAGGCTGCCAGCAATATCAGCGGAATCACAGAATTGAGAAGCTTTTCACGTTTCGGGCTGTCATTGGTGACGGTAGTTTTTGATGACAAGACAGATGTGTATTGGGCCCGACAGCAGGTTCAGGAGCGTTTACAGCTTGTTCAGGACAATATTCCTGCCGGAATCGGTAAGCCGGAATTAGGTCCTATTTCAACCGGATTGGGAGAGATTTTCCAATATGTGGTAAGGGCCAAAAAGGGTTACGAAAATGTATATGACGAAACAGAACTGAGAACCATTCAGGATTGGGTGGTCAGAAGACAGCTTTTGGGAACAAAAGGTGTGGCAGATGTAAGCAGTTTCGGAGGAAAACTGAAACAGTATGAAATTGCCATTAATCCTAATAAATTACAGGCATTTAACATCAACATCAATGATGTTTTTGCAGCACTGGAAAAGAATAACCAGAATACCGGAGGTGGATATATTGAAAAGAAAGAAACCGTTCTGTTTATCCGCAGCGAAGGACTTGTGGGAAGTACGGAAGATATTGGAAGCATTCAGGTAGCGGAAACTAAAGAAGGAATTCCCGTGCATATTAAAGATGTAGCGTCTGTCAAGATCGGTTATGCGACAAGATATGGTGCTATGACCTATAATGACACCGGAGAAGTATCAGGAGCAATTGTTCTGATGCTGAAAGGAGAAAATGCCAATGTCGTGATTGGAAATATCAAACAAAGACTGGAAAAAATTCAGGAGTCCTTACCGGAAGGAGTGGTGATTGAGCCTTTCCTTGATCGCGCTAAAATGGTGAACAATACCATCAGTACTGTAAAAACAAACCTGATGGAAGGGGCTTTGATCGTTGTTTTCATTCTGGTATTATTTTTAGGAAATTTTAGAGCAGGATTACTGGTGGCTTCCGTTATTCCTTTGGCCATGCTTTTCGCCATTATTATGATGAATATTTTCGGGGTTGGAGGAAATCTGATGAGCCTTGGAGCGCTGGATTTCGGTCTTATTGTAGATGGTGCTGTCATTATTGTGGAAGCCGTACTGCATCAGCTTGCCCATAAAAAGCACTTTGGGAAAGACAATATGCTCACCAAAAAAGAAATGGATGATCAGGTTTCAGGCTCTGCGACCAAAATGGTTAACAGTGCAGTTTTCGGACAGATTATTATCTTAATTGTATATCTTCCGATTTTTACCCTGCAGGGAATTGAAGGAAAAATGTTTAAGCCTATGGCTCAAACTGTTGCCTTTGCCCTGATCGGAGCATTTATTCTTTCCCTGACTTATATTCCGATGATGAGTTCTCTGGTATTAAGCAGAAAGAAAAAAGAAAAAGAAAACATCTCGGACCGCGTCATGGGTAAAGTGGAAACCGGACATCAGCAATTACTGATGAAAGCTCTTAAATTCAGAAAAACTATCATTATTGGTGTGCTAATCCTGTTTGCAGGTGCTGTTTTTATCCTTTCCAGAATGGGTGGAGAATTTATACCATCTTTGGAGGAAGGCGACTTTGCTGTCGAAATGAGAATTCTTCAGGGAAGTAATATCAATGAAACCAAGAAAGCCACCACACAGGCGGCGCATATTCTTTTAACACAGTTTCCTGAAGTAGAAAAAGTAGTCATGAAAATTGGTAGTGCAGAAATTCCCACAGAACCTATGCCGATGGATTCCGGAGATATGATCGTCGTTTTAAAGCCTAAAAAGGAATGGACCTCTGCAACGACATTTTCTGAGCTTTCTGACAAAATGGGCAAAGCATTAAGCGTTATTCCGGGGCTGACAACCAGTTTTCAATTTCCTGTACAGATGCGTTTCAATGAGCTGATGACCGGAGCAAGGCAGGATGTAGTCTGCAAGATTTATGGTGAAGACCTGGACAGCCTTGCCACCTATGCAAAAAAGATGGGAAGCATCATCAACACCGTAAAAGGTGCTCAGGATCTATATATCGAACCAGTAGTAGGTGCTCCGCAGGTTGTGATTGATTATAACCGTTCGGAACTTTCCAGATACAATATTTCAGTGGCGGATATCAACAGGGTAATTAATATGGCTTTTGCCGGACAAACTGCAGGCGCTTTATATGAAGGTGAGAAAAAGTTTGATATCGTTGTCCGAATGGATAATGAACATAAAAAAGATATTACCAGCATCCAGAATCTTTTGATTCCTACTGCTTCAGGAGAACAGATTCCTTTGTCACAATTGGCTAAAGTAGAGCTTAAAAACAGTCCGAACCAGATCCAGAGGGAAGATACTAAAAGAAGGATTATTGTAGGTTTTAATGTGAGAGGAAGAGATGTTCAGAGTATCGTGGAAGAACTTCAGCAGAAAGCAGATAAAAACCTGAAATTATCACCGGGCTACACCATTTCTTATGGAGGAGCTTTTGAAAACTTAAATGAAGCCAAAGCAAGATTGGGAATTGCTGTTCCTATTTCGTTGGTGATGATTTTCCTGTTACTATTCTTTGCTTTCGGTTCAGTAAAACACAGTTTATTAATCTATACTGCTATTCCATTATCTGCGATAGGAGGTGTGTACTTTCTGGCGTTGAGAGGAATGCCTTTCAGCATCAGCGCCGGGGTAGGATTCATTGCTTTATTTGGAGTTGCCGTACTTAATGGAATTGTTTTAATATCAGAATTTAACCGATTGAAAAAGAACGGAATAAACAACACCAGCAGAATTGTACTGATAGGTACAAAAATCAGGCTTCGTCCGGTCTTAATGACTGCGTTTGTGGCTTCTCTGGGATTCCTTCCAATGGCCATCAGCAACGGTGCAGGAGCAGAAGTACAGAGACCTTTGGCAACGGTGGTGATCGGAGGATTGATGCTTGCCACCCTTTTAACCCTGTTTGTACTCCCGATATTATACGTCCTCTTTGAACATATTAATAAAGATAAAATGAAATTCTCAAAAAAAACCAACTATAAAAAACTGTCTGTTTTCCTGTTGTTAATATCCTTTGGAACTTATCAGGCTCAGGAAAATATTACCTATGATCAGGCTTTGGAAAAAGCATACCAGCAGAATGGTACTCTTAAAAATTCAATATTAGTCTCAGATTATCAGGAAAAACTGAAAGCCAGTTATCTGGATATTCCCCAGACGGAAATTACCGGAGGATTTGGGCAAATTCAGGGTGAGGAAACCGATAATTCATTCGGGATCTCACAGAGGTTCAGTTTTCCTACGGTGTATTCAAAAAGAAAACAGATGCTGGATGCTGAATGGTCTGCCAGTGTTATCAGTCAGAATCTGACCAAAACACAGCTTACCAAGGAAGTAACAAGTGTTTTCTACAGGATACTGGTGCTTCAGGAAAAGAAAAAAGTGCTTGAATACATCAGCCAGCTTTACAATAATTTTGCAGACAAAGCCGGATTAAGATTAAAAAAGGGAGAAGCGAATATTCTGGAGGAATCCACCGCAGAAATCCAGAAAGAACAGATCAAAGTACAGTTGAATACGTTAGAAAACGACCTGAATATTGCAAAACTTCAGCTTCAGTTATTACTTCAGTCAGAGGTTCCATACCAACCAGTTGCCGATCGTCCCACGATGAATATTGGTCTACAGATTTCAGAAGAAATGGTACAACAGCATCCTGAGCTTCAATATCTGCAGCAGCAGATCAAAGTAGGAGAGGCAGAAGTACAGCTTGAAAAAAGCAGGCTGCTTCCGGATCTTCTTATAGGATACACCAATCAAAGTATGAAAAACATCAATAATAATCGGTTCAATTCGGTTCAGATAGGAGTAGGAATTCCACTATTCACCAAAGGACAGAGAGCTTTGGCAAAGGCAGCACAGGCAAAAATAGCCATCTCCGAGAATCAGTACCAGAGAAAAGAAATTGAACTTAAAAACAGATTGAAACAACAGTTGACTACCTATATGAACCAACAGCAGATCATCGAAAATTATGACCAAAAACAGCTTCCAAAATCTGAAACTATTCTAAAAACGGCTCAGAAACAGATGGAAGTGGGGGAAATAGATTATCTGGACTGGGTCATACTTGTGAATCAGGCCGTAAAAACCAAAGCAGATTATATTGATCAGCTGGAAAAGCTTAATCAAACGGGAGCCGAACTTCAATTCCTAATTTCAAAATAA
- a CDS encoding siderophore-interacting protein encodes MEHSLISQVKETKKIHSVFTVKNKQFLTPHLIRVIFDIDDSQAELLSHVRSGSNNKIFVPAEKGSTPLIRTYTNRKIDLENRELSIDFVAHGDNGPASAWALKANPGDVLEIEMKESTKPLIPDADFYLMAGDATALPVICAIAEQFPSYVRAKIILEVAGKEDELMLCSAADISVEWLYNLHPEQGSMLAEVVKSVQFPSGVLKEYVYIAAEYTTVHELRTYFKTNLKWDTQALYTCSYWRAGQPEGKTSEST; translated from the coding sequence ATGGAACATTCCCTAATATCTCAAGTAAAAGAAACGAAAAAAATACATTCTGTATTTACCGTTAAAAACAAACAATTTCTTACACCACATCTTATCCGTGTGATATTTGATATTGATGATAGCCAGGCTGAATTGCTGTCTCATGTACGCTCTGGTTCTAATAATAAAATTTTTGTCCCGGCTGAAAAGGGAAGTACGCCACTTATCAGAACCTACACCAACAGAAAGATTGATCTGGAAAACCGGGAATTAAGCATTGATTTTGTCGCCCATGGTGACAACGGACCAGCTTCTGCATGGGCATTGAAGGCCAATCCAGGTGATGTATTGGAAATAGAAATGAAAGAAAGCACAAAACCTTTAATTCCGGATGCTGATTTTTATCTGATGGCAGGAGACGCAACGGCTCTGCCTGTGATCTGTGCCATCGCAGAACAGTTTCCTTCCTACGTAAGAGCAAAAATAATATTGGAAGTGGCAGGTAAAGAGGATGAGCTTATGCTTTGTTCTGCAGCAGATATTTCAGTTGAATGGCTGTACAATCTTCATCCTGAGCAGGGAAGCATGCTGGCCGAAGTGGTGAAATCTGTTCAGTTTCCATCAGGTGTATTGAAAGAATATGTTTACATCGCTGCAGAATATACTACTGTACATGAGCTTCGCACCTATTTTAAAACAAACCTGAAATGGGACACCCAAGCCCTATACACCTGTTCCTATTGGAGAGCAGGGCAACCGGAAGGAAAAACTTCTGAAAGCACTTAA